The Cotesia glomerata isolate CgM1 linkage group LG9, MPM_Cglom_v2.3, whole genome shotgun sequence region TAATTACAAGCACAATTAAtctactattatttttattactgacattaatagtaattatattttcaaaatagaaaaatacaAGCAGCAGCGGCAGCTGGAGCGGATCCGAACAAACAACgggaatatttaaaaaagagaAAGCAAAGAAAATTGCAGCGTTTCAAGGAATTAGAAGAGGAACGGGaacaggaaaaaaataaatggctGGCATTTACAACtaaagtaagtttttttttcagtattttatttttaaatctttaatattaaaattattttaacgaaTTTTTCAGTCGGCCAAAAAGGGagttgttaaaaaaagtatatttgcAACGCCAGAAAATGTTAACGGGCGAGTGGGAATCGGAACTTGCGGAGTCAGCGGTAAAGAAATGACTAAATTTAGTAATGGTGAAAAATGGAGGCGTGGAGCTTAATGgtaaaaatcaaatatatatatatatatatataataaacttTGTATAATTTATATGATTTATCATATGCACTATCAATAGCAATGGCAATTGTATATACGGTATAACAATGATATATCTATactgaaaatttgttattactgttgttattgttgttgctGCTGTCAACAGTAAATTAATCCATCATTTTATGTCGTATCGACAATACAAATCAATTCATATTACAATAGAGGTTTGAATGAAATTGGTGGGATtgtgtgaaattttttgtctgaATGGTCAATATTAATGTAAttgtgaataaattaaaaaaaaattacatttttgtatttattaatccttaaaaataaaaacactaaatgacattaaagttagccgtcactagacaattttttaattgtatttaacaaaaaaatttgttccaaaaaattgcattgttaatttttttaaatatttacatgtcaattttcttaataattctttttttgttaataaaaattaagttagccgacatttaaaaatttttttttatttttaaaaaaatttaatttataaaaaacttcaaaaattgtaagtgcaatttttaaaaaatatttttttgttctaatttaattattaaaaaaaacccaaaaaatttaaaacctcgcctaactttagtatcattttttgttacaaaaattaaaaaaattatcaaatatctgctaaattaattttcataaacaCTAAAGTTATAACAATGAAATCATTATTTGACAGCTGTCAGCTGAccagtattttaatttaaaaaaaaccgcGACACTACAGCAGCGCCACTAACGATCATAATTCGATATTCGTGTAAAGTGTATATGTGGTAGATGTCTgtctaattttttactataaaaaactatagttgtagcatatttttataatttatttaaataaaaaaaaaaaaaaaaaaagcgcaCACATGATCcgtgatttaaatttatttgtacccAAAATCACATTGActttatcaatataaataagtgtaaatattatttaacaaaaaaagtgTATATGTTTGCGAATGAAaaccaaaaattgaattacaaaaaattaaaataacaaatggaGGTTAGAAATGACGACGATAATCCCCGAGGCgatcaacaatttaattggAAATACGGTGCGGGTGTTGATGGTGGGAAAAATAACGCAGGAGGTTCCACAGATCGTTATTACACCCGGAGTAACgtaaacaacaacaacaacaacaacaattatGATGGGATCGGGTCGATTGACAGTGTTGCGACTGCTGACATTTATCCGTCAGGAGACAACGAGCTCTACGCACAGGAATATgtaagtataattaattatgatttattttaattttaataattatttattttgtattttagaaTGCTGATCCTTGGtggaaatcaaattttttcatctccCAACCAGTATTGTTTGGCACTTGGGACGGTGTGTTTACGTCCTGtctgataaatatatttggtGTTATTGTTCTGCTGAGGTCCGGATGGATTGTTGGACAAGCAGGAGCTTTGAATgctgttttaattattttatcaacaagtaagtattattaaaaaaatcttttaaacattattatatttaacagaataaattattattattatattacaaaaatcaaatatatttaaaagacTGTTGAAggaatatatcaaaaacatgTACTGAAGATTTGAATTTGTCGTAAATGTTACagtttaaatattgttatttataataaatgtttattaaatgtaaaaaaattaatttaattaatgtacaAAAGAATAGCCATGGCTAactgaataaatattattattattattatattaaatatgtatgataaaaaaaattgacatgtagaaatttaaaaatgcaatttttcaaaaataattttttccaacaaatttttttgttagaaaaaattaaaaaatttaatgataattctAAAGtaagccgacgtttttaattttttgataattaaattaaaataaaaaaatattttttaaaaattgcacttgcagtttttcaagtttttttacaaatgaaatttatttttttgtaataattttttcaataaaaaaaaaaattctaaaatttttagattgtcggctaacttaattttcatactttaATGTCacatatgtttatatattttttttttttttttcagtttgtGTAGCTTTAGTGACAGTTTTATCAGCAGTGGGAATTTGCGAGAGATGCAGAGTTGAAAGTGGTGGAGTCTATTTTCTACTATCTCATGTTTTAGGATCCAGATTTGGTGGATCTATTGGATTACTTTATTGTTTTGGCCaggtaaatttatttctaatccaagtgtaattttataataatttattatgacacTAAAGTTGacagatattaaaattttttttttagaattttatagcaattaaagtattataaaaaaaatttaattaaaaagttccacatgtgaaaattaataaaaatttttacaagtatttttttattgtaattaatttattaaaaaaattttttaaattaacagctaacggctaacttcagtattataatttatttgttaaattttccaGGCAGTTGGATGTGCATTGAACGTTTTGGGATTTGGAGAATCAATGGCGGAATTAGTGGGGCTAGAAACACCCTGGACTCAACGAGGTTTCGCGTGTGCCGccgttattttattatcaataataaacatCGCTGGAGTAAAATGGGTGATTAAATTACAGTTTCTCCTTCTGGTGATTCTGCTCCTGGCAGCTGGTGATTTTATAATCGGAAGTTTTACTCACGAAAATCCAGGTAGagatttaaaactttttttttttttttcaaatatatttaaattaccgTCAGCTGTTTAAATGTCACTTAGAATTTTGCTAATTGTTGTACGTATTTGGAATGCGCTGCCAGCCAAAATTACAAAAGctgaaagtttttaattattccgtAGACTGTGCTATGATTATTATCTCCAGAATTATTGATCTGTTATATTGAACGTTTATTACTGTTATTGAAGGTTGTTTAACTTTGTATAAcacaagtattatttataagcacgattaatatattattccgttaattattatatttatttatgacattaaaattagcagtcactagagaatttttagatttttttttttaacaaacaaatttgtttaaaaaaattatttttaaaaaattgcattttttattttttaaaatttctacatgtcattttttttttctaaattttttgccataatttatctaaaaaaaaaattattaaatatctgctaaatttatttttattttatttttatatatcaaaaactCTGTAGATAGATACCCTGATtataatgtatatttaatgatgagaatctaataaaattattatctatctacacgaaaagaacaagatgacactggatatcatcccagattatgcTCAGTGATATCCAGATTAAACTACTTGATATCTTGATTATACTAATTATAAtctagattatactcattgtaatctggattttaCTCAtcgtaatctggattatactagctactatctgaatttttttttcactcagtataatttgggatgatatccagtgtcacaTCTTGTTCTTTTTGTGTACCTGTTAAATATggataataagaataattattccaGAGGCTGGATTTGATGGATGGTTGTCGGGAAATCTGAGAAATAATACATTTTCTCAGTATCAAAGTGACTACGGGTGGTTTACAGTATTTGGAGTATTTTTTCCAACAGTCACTGGAGTCCTGGCTGGAATAAACATGAGCGGTGATTTACGGCATCCATCAAAAGATATTCCCAACGGTACTTTGGCAGCATTAGCAACTGGGTGAGTATCataaatcattataaaaattcgcCTTtagctaattaaaatttttaaaaataattacagtgCGATTCTTTACCTGGTATTTTCACTATTCCTCGCAGCAACATGCTCGAGAGCAGCTTTGCTGGAGAATTTTATGATCGCATCAACCGTATCTGCCTTTTCAGTTCTTCTATTAGCAGGACTGTACGTCTCGTCATTCAGCAGTTGTCTGGGTGCAATGTACGGGACACCTCGAGTGCTCCAATCAATTGCTGGACAGAATGTTATCCCTGGAATAAGCTGTCTGCAGCACGGTCGTGGCCCCAATAAAGTACCTATCTACGCAATGATTGTCGTCGCTATTGTCACGCTGACTTTTATAATTATCGGGGAGATAAACACACTCGCGCCGATAGTGACAATGCCCTTTTTGTTAACGTACGCATGCATGGACTATGCGTACTTTGCTTTAGCACAAACCTTTGATCTTCAACACACGCGAGAACAAAGATTCCGAGTTCAGCAGACTCCTACTTTTGACCGATCTAACTATGGCGCTGCTGGTACTTTGGGTTATAATAATCACAATTACAATGACAATAATGTTGGCAATGAGTACGATGGTAACAATGATTTAGATTCGCTCTTTCCTGAAAGGACTCGTCATAAAAATCTtgtggtaattatttttaaattttctccaTTCTCCATATAAAAgtggatattttttaaataatctatattattaagagaataagccaAATTTTCTTTCcaaaatgctctatctttagatacataattaagtaatgaccttgtatctttaaaaatgtcaataattaagaaattactttgtatctcgtgaactattgacatttttaaagatataagctcaccccgacattacacacgttgagacctttcatttgagtacccacatcaatttttcatatattttatatatttttatatataatatatatatgtatatatagaaaatatataaaaaatgcatgtgggtactcaaatgaaagctcttgatgagtgtaacatcaggatgagcttacatctttaaaaatatcaataattaagaaatggccttgtatctcgtgaactattgacatttttaaagatataagctcattctgatgttacaatcatcaagacctttcatttgagtacccacatcaatttttcatatatttataaatattatatatatatatgtatatatgaaaaatatataaaaatgcatgtgggtactcaaatgaaagctcttgatgagtgtaacatcaagatgagcttatatcttaaaaaacgtctatagttaagaaagtaaagtgcaatttaacaaaagtcattatttaataaagcaaaattttatttatttatagttcacaagtcacggctcTCACATAGTAACttcaaggttgctagtaatattattattattattattattatttgatttcaTTTCAGAGAACTTCAAGTGTTAATTCAGAAACAATAGGAAACGTTGACATATCATCTTCACCGAGTATCGAAGACATACCAAATAATAACTTATcaaatactaataatttagAACGTAAGAATCCACATATTCATGGAAAACTAGGAAATTGGTACAGCCCGCTTTGCAACAGATGGTTTTCATTATTTGGCGTaagttttatataaaaaaatcacaaataaaattattttttataattgtaatatttttacagGCTCTTGTCAAATTGTTGATAATGTTTCTGGTCCACTGGGGGTACGCATTAGCGAATATAATCGTCGTGTTCCTCGTCTGGAGCTACGTGGGTCACGCGAATCCAGCAGTAAAGCCGGGAGTATCAGCGGAATTCAAACTATTCGATTGGCTGAAGAGTTGTATTTTGAGACTAGTAGGCCGTAAGGTGTATGATTATGAGCAGATTGTCGTCACACCGATACACCCTGGTGTCCAAGTATCGTCGGCGCAGTTGAACGAGGAGAACCAGGATTTCGCAGGGCGACGACGATACCACCAGACAGCTACTGTCACCGGTCAATATGTCTGCGTTgactgatgaaaaattatttttttttatccgaaAGTTTgcttgtttttttatttttttttatttttttcaataatattgaaataactCTAAGTTcgaaaaaactataaataaaataaaatacaatagttttttcattttaatactCTGTAAATACCAAAATtgtaatatcaaaatatatttatattatatttaaattaatgtttgatataattatataatatgaatattttaatccTGTTATTGCCCCTGGTAATATTCGACATAATCAGCAtagttatgataataataataataaataaaaaaagctgatgatgatgatgacagTTGGATTACTGGGATTGCGATAAATTACCTTCTATATACAAacacataaatacatatatttgCAATGATGCTGTAAGGGTTGCGGTGGGGTTGACGATCTGTtttatgtgtgtatgtatgttgGTGGATCAAgaagaggaggaggaggaggaggaggaggaagAGATGCTGGTGGTGGTGGTGCGAGGATTCACCCTGTACCGGCGCTTCAAACGGCTTCGAAACAGTTCAGTGCGCGACTGGCCATCGACGTGCTTTCACAACTGGTGGTGCTCCTGGGATAGtgatctttttttatatatatttattatataaatatatacctgTCAGTCAACAGAATTTCGGTGAGTTTAATATTCTTAATTGGATTATCACTTTTTAATTCAGGGTGACGACTGAACactaatttcaaaattcccagaccaaaaataaaattccagaacttaaaaaaaaataatttttattcaaatattcgttataattgcaaatcatttttttatgctaGAATTCATATCTAATATCCAGAATTgagtaaaaatttggaactataaattaaactattcaaaaagtttctttcgattaaatgtttataacttttgaaaatattattattattattatcattaatcattGAGAAGTTATacttgtttttaattattaattatccatacatttagtttttttaatattattgatgacaaaaaagaagaaattaaataacatcaattaatattaaacatttagaatgttataaaaataatttattatttaaaataaagtataaatttccCTGAGCCAAGTTAAAACTCCCTGACATTTTCAGGTTTTCCAGGTTTTCCAGGTCAATCGTCATCCTGTAATAATTTGATAGTgttgaaaaatgataaaaaatgaaatattttttgctgtataaaattataaagataaaatgatttttttaactgataaaaaagaatgaatgtataattgtaattagtaTACAAGTGTTTGACAAATAGAAAACGAACCGTGACTATAAGACATAGTTTAGTAAACTAGAACCAAACATTGAGGTGGTTAGCAGTGTACTAAGGGGGATAAGTTTGTGTAGTATTTAGTAGGTAGACTACTATAAGCAGTAACAGAAGCATAGCACAGCATAGGATAGCGTGTCTGGTGTACTATACTGGATTCATGAATGAACGGGCACTTTCTCTACTTTATATCTCGATCTCTCTCAATCTCTATCTTTCTCTCCGTCTCTCTTTTTCTCAGCTAGCGTAAGCGTTCCCGGTTGTTCGGCTATAATGCCGgtatagatatagataaagAGGTACCACCACCCACTACCCTCTAATGGGCTTCCTTTCTTTTCCACACGTACTACCATTTATTTCCAACCACTTGACGACGCATTTAAGTATATTGCTAAACCAAAAccattcaattttataatcattCCAAACTATTTATTAGATTCTATCCCCTAATAAAAGTTATATCGCCTGGAAAGgtatattcaaatttaaaaacttaacattttttatcctCAAATATacaagttaaatttatatgacCTAAAtcctcaaataaataaatttactgtcgtcttttaaattttttaaactcataATATTTAAGTGAAATCTCTTGCAGTGAGAATACTTGACAGTCATACTCCACCTAGTGGCGAAATAACAAAactacaattaattatttcccaagtgattttattataaaattatttttcacaagAATATTATATCCCTGGTGTTTTATAACAGAATTTTAACAATGCAATCAActctgattgaaaaaaaaatagtaattaattagcGTGTAGAGACAATAAAGCTTATACCCCGGACCACAAatgatgattattaattaagggTTTTATTGCGGTCAGCTAAATTTTATCACCAAAACTGTGGAGTAAACTTTTGTTGTAATTAGCTCAAGTATAATTGCCGATATTCCTTTTGATTATGAGAAATTCCCTTCAGCATACCAGAAATGTCACCAGATCAAGTATCTCTTGGCGATAGAACACAAAATAGAGATTGAGAGCGTTTGCGCAAATCCATTAAACTCTGTAAATTTAgttctatatctatatatttagcGAACTGGCATAGAGATTTGGCGTGTTGGTATTCGAAGCGTGAAATCTCCGAGCGttgcaatttttcttttcGACATCTTTCTTTTACTTCCTTTCTGGTTATGGAAGGGGTGGTTCCGTCGCCACGTTATCCACCCAggattactttattttacgaGCGTCCGAGCTATGCCATTCGATTTCTCaaatttatatagactattttttaaattccccAGTTGAAAGTTGAAACGCATCCTCGAGAAGGATAATAAAGTGAAGGGTACTTGGTAaataacacacacacacatacacacacacgaATAGTTTCATTCATATACAAGtacttaaaaacaaaaaaaaaataatgttgagAAGCATACAACACTCGAGTGTATTATCTGGATgcacataataatatataGCAAGCGCTGTTTGTATTCCCGGTATTTGATGTATGAAGGTACCTATTGTCAAGTTGTACAATAGATCACAAGAACGATGAGCATGTGTCTCTATCACAAGTGTTTTGTTGAAATTCATTAGGATACTTattagcttaaaaaaaaatagtgaaaataaGTTTTAAGGAGAATTTACAGCTAATAATATCCTGTttgtatttcattttattttatttatgtatttaccAGGTATAAATAGGAGGTACAACTGTGTGAGtatatctttatatatatataaagatatatAAATGGTGGTGGGTTCACCCTCCAAGTCGACTATTTCATCCAACCGCAAATTCGATTTCGTGCGAATGCGATTTGAGTCTACCGTAATCCCGTTACTTCCCTGAGCTCTCACCACCCACTCGATCCCTGGAATTTACTTCTTCATTCCTCTCACTCTTCCTGTTCCTCTTCAACTCACCCCCCCCCTCTCCCCCTCTCCCCCCGTACAACAGTTCTATCTCCTTTAGCTCGCTTACAGATGCCCtatactatatttttttaatccgtCCGATCAGTCTGCCTGGTGTACTCTACTctcatcattttattttcaaactcTTTCAAACTGATTCAATTTATAacatgtttataattaaatactatAAATTCAGTTTACATTTAAAAAGAGAACAAAGATAGcaaagttttcttttttttttttttttacataatccAGTGCTTTTCTTGTCAGGGATTTTATTTAAGGGGTCTACAGATTACGATGCGATGACCCTAACtgataatcattattatctcttagtgtgtttgtgtgtgtgtgtgtgtgtgagtttTTCGTATCGAATATCACACCGATATATGATGAGGATACGCGGTGACAAGAAGCCTTAATTTATCTCAAGTTGAATTCTCTGATATACACGTGAAGCCACATTATAATCCATCATTCAATTGATTAGTCAGTGTCTATAAATTCagagaataaaaaactaaaatattagtttttgagaGTTGCAATACATTAATGTAACGGAGAATGTGTGCAATTCATTTGAAAGCGCACGCTTGCACCGACCGCTATCTACCACAagactatttaaataattactgacACTGGCTCCGTTAATTTCGAGGGTAGCCGCACACACAAAATACATATACACGTATATATCAAAGTGTCATTCActaaataatagttattatgatgataataataataagggTAATAcctaatagaaataattattcggGGTAATGGAGATATATATTGAGCACATAAACTATGGAGGTTAGTGCTCTACTATCACACTCCCAGTTTCCAGTTTCTAGTTTAGAGTATAGTAGTACTACTCTGATGGCGAGTGTAGAATTTCCATCGAGGTCTGTTAAGTCCTTAAGCGGCTTACGATTTtgctttattatcttttttatagtgggtattataaaaaaaccgaaaaaaaaaaaaa contains the following coding sequences:
- the LOC123272142 gene encoding solute carrier family 12 member 8, translated to MEVRNDDDNPRGDQQFNWKYGAGVDGGKNNAGGSTDRYYTRSNVNNNNNNNNYDGIGSIDSVATADIYPSGDNELYAQEYNADPWWKSNFFISQPVLFGTWDGVFTSCLINIFGVIVLLRSGWIVGQAGALNAVLIILSTICVALVTVLSAVGICERCRVESGGVYFLLSHVLGSRFGGSIGLLYCFGQAVGCALNVLGFGESMAELVGLETPWTQRGFACAAVILLSIINIAGVKWVIKLQFLLLVILLLAAGDFIIGSFTHENPEAGFDGWLSGNLRNNTFSQYQSDYGWFTVFGVFFPTVTGVLAGINMSGDLRHPSKDIPNGTLAALATGAILYLVFSLFLAATCSRAALLENFMIASTVSAFSVLLLAGLYVSSFSSCLGAMYGTPRVLQSIAGQNVIPGISCLQHGRGPNKVPIYAMIVVAIVTLTFIIIGEINTLAPIVTMPFLLTYACMDYAYFALAQTFDLQHTREQRFRVQQTPTFDRSNYGAAGTLGYNNHNYNDNNVGNEYDGNNDLDSLFPERTRHKNLVRTSSVNSETIGNVDISSSPSIEDIPNNNLSNTNNLERKNPHIHGKLGNWYSPLCNRWFSLFGALVKLLIMFLVHWGYALANIIVVFLVWSYVGHANPAVKPGVSAEFKLFDWLKSCILRLVGRKVYDYEQIVVTPIHPGVQVSSAQLNEENQDFAGRRRYHQTATVTGQYVCVD